In one window of Syngnathus typhle isolate RoL2023-S1 ecotype Sweden linkage group LG7, RoL_Styp_1.0, whole genome shotgun sequence DNA:
- the lg7h11orf58 gene encoding small acidic protein isoform X1, whose translation MSSPREKHGTKRPASSSEEESTQWASADLGSDERKQKFLRLMGASKVKERTGRLVIGDHKSTSHLRSGTEDEQISERLEMQYQRGMDEKLSGRNRRHCGLGFSESEPGEVVPPASDTPATESKDLEDKVCDANKTESAAEKDTSIPEKSETEVSERKSAYKMSFVKSS comes from the exons ATGAGTTCTCCGCGTGAGAAACACGGCACTAAACGACCAGCGTCTTCGAGCGAA GAGGAGTCGACCCAATGGGCCTCGGCTGACCTGGGAAGCGACGAAAGGAAGCAGAAGTTTCTCCGGCTGATGGGAGCCTCCAAGGTG aaAGAACGCACTGGACGTCTTGTCATTGGCGACCACAAGTCGACGTCACACCTCCGCAGTG GAACGGAGGACGAGCAAATTAGCGAGCGCCTCGAGATGCAGTACCAGCGCGGCATGGACGAGAAGTTGTCGGGGCGCAACCGGCGACACTGCGGACTCGGCTTCAGCGAG TCTGAGCCGGGTGAGGTCGTCCCGCCTGCGTCGGACACACCCGCTACCGAGTCCAAAGACCTTGAGGACAAAGTGTGCGACGCAAACAAGACGGAGAGCGCAGCAGAAAAGGACACAAGCATCCCAGAAAAAAGCGAGACGGAAGTGAGCGAACGGAAAAGTGCTTACAAAATGTCTTTTGTCAAGTCATCATAG
- the lg7h11orf58 gene encoding small acidic protein isoform X2: MSSPREKHGTKRPASSSEEESTQWASADLGSDERKQKFLRLMGASKKERTGRLVIGDHKSTSHLRSGTEDEQISERLEMQYQRGMDEKLSGRNRRHCGLGFSESEPGEVVPPASDTPATESKDLEDKVCDANKTESAAEKDTSIPEKSETEVSERKSAYKMSFVKSS; encoded by the exons ATGAGTTCTCCGCGTGAGAAACACGGCACTAAACGACCAGCGTCTTCGAGCGAA GAGGAGTCGACCCAATGGGCCTCGGCTGACCTGGGAAGCGACGAAAGGAAGCAGAAGTTTCTCCGGCTGATGGGAGCCTCCAAG aaAGAACGCACTGGACGTCTTGTCATTGGCGACCACAAGTCGACGTCACACCTCCGCAGTG GAACGGAGGACGAGCAAATTAGCGAGCGCCTCGAGATGCAGTACCAGCGCGGCATGGACGAGAAGTTGTCGGGGCGCAACCGGCGACACTGCGGACTCGGCTTCAGCGAG TCTGAGCCGGGTGAGGTCGTCCCGCCTGCGTCGGACACACCCGCTACCGAGTCCAAAGACCTTGAGGACAAAGTGTGCGACGCAAACAAGACGGAGAGCGCAGCAGAAAAGGACACAAGCATCCCAGAAAAAAGCGAGACGGAAGTGAGCGAACGGAAAAGTGCTTACAAAATGTCTTTTGTCAAGTCATCATAG